In the Brevinematales bacterium genome, one interval contains:
- a CDS encoding nitroreductase family protein → MDVKKAIELRRAYRSLEPVEITRDMIDDLAESARLAPSCFNNQPWNFVFVTDKEQLRKLFGCLTKGNEWIQRASMIAAVFGSKDKDCIVKEREYYLFDIGMSVANILLRATEMGLVAHPIAGFNEECVKETLGIPMESRMITLINFGKKSDEINPVLSDSQRLAEAERPPRKELKDFVYYDHF, encoded by the coding sequence AGCTCCGACGGGCATACCGTTCGCTCGAACCGGTCGAAATCACCCGTGATATGATCGACGATCTTGCCGAAAGCGCGCGTCTCGCGCCGTCCTGCTTCAATAACCAGCCGTGGAACTTTGTTTTTGTGACCGATAAAGAGCAACTGCGGAAACTGTTCGGCTGTCTTACGAAGGGCAACGAATGGATTCAGCGGGCGTCGATGATAGCCGCGGTGTTCGGCAGTAAGGATAAGGACTGTATAGTGAAGGAACGGGAGTATTACCTGTTCGATATCGGGATGTCGGTGGCAAATATCCTTTTGCGGGCGACCGAAATGGGTCTGGTGGCGCATCCTATCGCCGGATTTAACGAGGAATGTGTCAAAGAAACGCTTGGGATACCGATGGAATCCCGGATGATCACGCTCATCAATTTCGGGAAAAAGTCTGATGAAATTAACCCCGTCCTTTCGGACAGCCAGCGGCTTGCGGAGGCCGAACGTCCGCCGCGGAAGGAACTGAAAGATTTTGTTTATTATGATCACTTCTAA
- a CDS encoding rubredoxin codes for MQKYKCEVCDWIYDPAVGDPDGGIAPGTPFEKIPDTWSCPVCGADKGSFVPVD; via the coding sequence ATGCAGAAATATAAGTGTGAAGTATGCGATTGGATTTACGACCCCGCGGTCGGCGACCCTGACGGAGGTATCGCCCCGGGAACCCCGTTTGAAAAAATCCCCGACACATGGTCATGCCCGGTGTGCGGCGCGGATAAGGGGAGTTTTGTTCCCGTCGATTAA
- a CDS encoding TetR/AcrR family transcriptional regulator — MGRNKEQNEKNREKSRAAIVAAAKKCFAETGYVNTKMSDVANAAGMSYGNVYWYFPTKEELLKTILEDGFAAREKLIADSFLTGGSSIDKIGGIIDGYINLYRNDSEFAAIYTSLLALGGTEFFRSLGLDAEALVRGQSELLISVFKLAVQQKTVVGIAPETLSALFLSFFNGVMITYRNQLALLPQAEIRNSALRLIGQESVFYL; from the coding sequence ATGGGCCGCAATAAGGAACAGAACGAGAAAAACCGTGAGAAAAGCCGCGCCGCGATAGTAGCAGCGGCGAAGAAGTGTTTCGCCGAGACGGGATATGTCAATACGAAGATGTCGGATGTCGCGAACGCCGCCGGGATGAGCTACGGCAACGTGTACTGGTACTTTCCCACTAAGGAGGAACTGCTGAAGACGATCCTCGAGGACGGATTCGCGGCGCGTGAGAAACTGATCGCCGATTCGTTCCTGACCGGGGGCAGCAGTATCGATAAGATCGGGGGGATTATCGACGGGTATATCAACCTGTACCGTAACGATTCCGAATTCGCGGCGATTTACACGTCTCTCCTCGCGCTCGGCGGGACTGAGTTCTTCAGGAGCCTCGGCCTCGACGCGGAAGCGCTGGTGCGCGGGCAAAGCGAGCTCCTGATATCCGTGTTCAAGCTCGCCGTTCAGCAGAAGACTGTGGTCGGGATCGCCCCGGAGACGCTGTCGGCGCTATTCCTGTCGTTCTTCAACGGCGTGATGATCACCTATCGGAACCAGCTCGCGCTTCTGCCCCAGGCGGAAATCCGTAACTCCGCGCTCCGGCTGATCGGGCAGGAGAGCGTGTTTTATCTGTAA
- a CDS encoding DUF1232 domain-containing protein, which translates to MKERKEKLLWERSHYYQFLKTELGSGECTEKDVLCHLPDFYMLLADLLNMIQLDREDRAYVCAALGYLVAPADWIPELIHGPDGYIDDLFVTVYVVDRLVAKYGIGPIKSLWEGEGDFETVYPRCLEYSHEKVEKLGLTDKVLKYVGLI; encoded by the coding sequence TTGAAAGAAAGGAAGGAAAAGCTCTTGTGGGAGAGAAGCCATTATTATCAGTTTCTAAAGACTGAACTGGGATCGGGAGAGTGCACCGAGAAAGATGTGCTATGCCATCTTCCCGACTTCTATATGCTCCTCGCGGACTTGTTAAACATGATCCAGCTCGACCGTGAAGACAGAGCCTATGTCTGCGCGGCGCTGGGTTATCTGGTCGCGCCCGCCGACTGGATACCCGAACTCATTCACGGGCCGGACGGGTATATCGACGATCTGTTCGTGACCGTCTATGTGGTCGACCGTCTTGTCGCGAAATACGGTATCGGTCCGATAAAAAGCCTCTGGGAAGGCGAGGGAGATTTTGAAACGGTCTACCCGCGTTGTCTGGAATATTCCCATGAGAAGGTCGAAAAGCTCGGCCTGACCGATAAAGTGCTCAAGTATGTAGGCCTTATCTAA